TCATTGATCTAGTCATTCTACTTCAAACTCGAATTATCACACTCATTCAAAGACACttacatatcataattatttttatcatatattgcaaatatttttattttattctaaTTAGATTATCTACAAAACTAGATCGATTAATAGTCCGTTTACTTCtcgaaaatgataaaaatttgtgtgagatggtctcacgggtcgtatttcatgagacagatatcttatttgggtcatccataaaaagtattactttttattgtgaatatcgatagggttgagccgtctcacagataaagattcgtgtgaccgtctcacaagatatctactCCTCGAAAATTTACGAGCTTACTAGACATTATTCTTAAAGATTTTAGAAATTCTCTAACTtaaaccataattaaatatatgtttTGACTATAATAACCATATTAACTTCGCAGAGTCACATTCTTTTCTAAAGagttacaatttttttaaactcCTTAATAATcccttttttttaataaaattttaatatttatgatTTGGAATGGAAAGCATAATGATTattgaaaatccaaaattttttgggaaaaatgtaggagttaaaaataaaataaatttatttgatcaaaGATTAGTTAGAATTTAATGTTAAAGCTGTTATTCCCCTAAACCACTACCATTTTCGTGCTCCGACCTTGCATTCCCCACCAAAAACGACAGGCGAGTAAACAAATAATAACTGTCAAATTTACTCTCTTTAAACACAAACAGACAAATTCATGACCGTCACAGTCTATCCAGCTCTTTCCGCGACTCCAATTTGCAAGGGTTTTTTCATCATTTTATCCATTTTTCTTTTGCTTTCACCGCCTGTCTCCTTCTGTTTCTGACACCAAACCTCTCTTTGGATTAAAGTCTTCCTCTTCTTCGTGGGTTCCTTTTTTAAATCCACTCCCATTTTTCAGTGGTTTTGCTTTCACGGGTTGTTGCTGATTCTTTTATCCCAGATTTCTGTTAAGTTTGCTCGCTTTGGTTACTTAAATCCTTTTCATTTCACCAAGAAAGAAAGAGGGAATCTTGCTTATCCTCTTCTGGTTTTTTAGATTTCTTTTTAACTTCTCCAATTCTTGACCCACTTCCTTTTTAACTCTTTAGAATCTTTTCTTTGTTTCTTTCCAAGACTTATGTTAATCTGTTGTAGATGGGTGGTTCGTCAAGCTGTTGAGTGTTTCTGTGTGTGAAATCTTGGAAAAAGATGGAATGTTTTACTTCATGTCAAGTTCTTTTGCTGAGTTTAGGGCTCTTTCTTGCTGATTGTGTTGCTGCATTTCCGAAGAATGAAGGCGAGTTTTACCCCTTCACTTGTATTTTATCCCACAGATCTTGATTCTTGCTACTTCAGAAGCATTGTTTTTTTTATCCTTTTAAGTAATGTGATGGACACATAATCATTTTTTTCGGAGCTATTATCTGACGTAATTGTATAAACatcttggattttggtgttgagAAACGTGGCAAGTGAATTTAAGAATGTGGCTATTGCAAATTGTTGAGTAGAATTCATATTTGAAAACTTTCTTACCAGAAATTTTTTGGTTTGTTCAGTTGAAGCCTTAACTTCCTTTAAGAGAGCTATTATTGAGGACCCGCTGCTGATTCTGTCGAATTGGAATTCTCTAGATTCGGATCCTTGTGATTGGTCTTGCATTTCTTGTTCTATGGCTGGGGATAATGTAATAAAGATGTAAGCTTTTCCATTGATTCTATTTAATAGAAACTTGTGGCCACCGATGCAAGAATTTATGCACTTCAATTAATGAGATTGATGGCGAGAATGTGGGAGTGTATAGCAGTATGATGTTATTGTCAAATTAAACTCTCATTTGTGACATCACTCAAACTGCAGCAACATATCCGGGACATCATTGAAGGGTTTTGTTGCTCCAGAGCTGTACCAGCTCTCAGCTTTGCAAGAGTTGTAAGCTCTTATTGTGCGATCAaattggattttttttataattgttaagcTGGGGTCATATTGACTGGTTGTTTCTGTCTTTCATTTATAGAATTCTGCGTGGGAATTCATTGATCGGTACAATACCAAAGGAAATCGGCATTTTAAAAGAACTCAAGGTGTTGGATTTAAGTTCAAACCAGCTAACCGGAACGATTCCACCTGAGATCGGAAGCTTAACTGCCGTAGTGAAAATGTTCGTGGATTGAGTTCTAGATATCGAAACTCATTCATGGAGTTTTATactattttttattcattttcttaCTGTTAATTAACTGTTATATTCTGCTTTTACAGAAATCTTGGCTCCAATGGATTGACTGGAAAGATACCTTCTGAATTAGGTAACTTGAAATACCTTGAGGAACTTCGACTCGATAGGAATAAGCTTTTGGGATCTATCCCTGCTAGTAATGGCCCAGCATCTTCATCTACTATGCAGGGGACGTAAGTAGAAAATACTCTCACAGACTTCTTGAACTTTTGAATACTCTGTCCTACTCAAATTGAATTTGATTTCCTTGTGTAAATTATCTTGTATTTTCTTTATGTTTGTGTCAAGGTTCTAAAATCTTTATGTTTGTGTCAAGGTTCTAAAATTCGCTAGGTGCTAGTAGGATGCCACATCCAATGCCTAGAGCTTAGACCGCCTAGGCACCGCTAAACGGATTTCACGTTATCAAGATATTTATAATGGTTGTTAGAATAAATTTCAGCTCAAATTTTGCTAAAATCCAGTTTACACTTGGTTCACTCGTCATGCTTGTTCAGCTTAAGGCTGGTAAGGATAATAGACAATGCAAAAGAAATCaaaataaagagaaaaattACCTTTATGGCCTATTTCGATTTCTTATAAGTGCAGAAGAAAGCAGACAAAGAAGAAGAGAGTAATGTGTTAGAATAAGTGGAAGCCAACAAATCATGGTTTTAACTGAGCTTTCAAtcccaaaaaaataaaagaagaaaCCTATAATTCTTTTTATGTCATGTTTTGGTTTAATTAagctttcaaaaattaaaagtccaaaaaaaaatttccaaaaaaaatctAACCGCCTAGCACCTTTTCGGTGCGGTCGGGCGACGCCTAGCGCCTAGGAGGCGCTTAGGCAGCTTCCTAGCCCTTGATTACTTTTTCCTGGCGATATTTGTATCATGAAATTCGCTGTCTTGACCTGCGATCTTATATTCTTATTGTGATTCCTCCTAGTAGTAGTGACTTGTTTATTGCCAAAAGTCAGCTTATCCTAATGAAGTCTACATAAGGATCTCTTTTTATAGGATTGTAGAATCCCCTCATTTATCTATGAAGAATTTGTGGACTCGTATCTGTGTTGGACTGTTATCTGATTGCTTCACTATGTACACTTTCGAAGACTGTTATCTGATTGCTTCACCATGTACACTTTCGATGAATACCTAGTATACTCAATCTAAGAACTTGTTTCTTTGTGTTGCCTCTTCGAAATAATTCCAGGTATGCTCTAAATGGCAACCCTATGGGTTTGTGTAGTTCGTCCCAGCTAAAAGTGGCCGACTTTTCTTATAACTTTTTGATCGGAACCATACCCAAATGCTTGGTATATCTTTCGAGGTACTTTGTGTTTTTTACATTCCCCCCTTAATCAGTTTCTTATTGCCCTTGCCCTTCATGTGAGGTACTTTATATTCTTACTTTCAATATAGATCAAGCTTTCGGGGGAATTGCCTTCAAGATAAGGATTCCAAACAGAGGCCTCCTGCGCAATGTGGTAGGTGACCCTGTTTATTAATGTTACTGTAATCTATGTTAGCTTTGCCATTGAGGAAACATATAGATAGTGACAGTTCAATGATCTTTTTGGTGAAGAACGAAAAATATAGATGAAATGACTACATAGAGTCTCGTAATTCTGCATCGGCATTTCTTAATGCAGGTGTCATGAGTTTTTGTTGCATGTGATCCTTTAAAATTCTTGCGCAATGGTGGAGGTATATGTTTGAATATGTTTCCATTGTTTGCAGAAAATGTTTACTGAAATATATTTCTGGAAGATATATTGGAAATGTGGTTTACGTTTGGTCATATTTCCCAAAATGTCATTTTCTAATAGATGCCATTTCATAACTTATCATGTTAATATGTTGGTTATTTATTTCTTTGATAATTATTGTTAAGTGAATCTTTTAGAATTTGAAACATAATGTTTTGtcttaaaatatcatataattaTAGAATTTTCTTTTATGAGTGATgagttaaattaataataattacatAGAGGAGCGTGAAAGTgggataaatttatatttttggtaaaaatttgaaaatgatatgGATATGTTTCCAGgaaaatcaattaaaaatgcCATGAGTTTGTGTCACTATATGTTCAGTGTTGTGGCTAGTATTGATGAAACTTTCATTGCAGGCCGTCTAACTTCCAAATCACGTCCAAGACTTAACACAACACACATGCCTACTGAAGACAGAACAAAACATATAGCTAATGCATCAAAACCTGTATGGCTCTTGGCTCTTGAAATAGTCACCGGAGTAATGGTAGGTTTTCTCTTTGTCATGGCTCTTTTAGCTGCCATTCAGAAATGGAAGAGCAAACCTTCTATCATTATGCCCTGGAAGAAATCTTCAAGTACGAAGGAGTACATGACAATTTACATAGGTGAATGAGGTGTCTCtgtatattttattatcttgtTGTCATTTTTCGCTGGTGCCAAGGCTGAATGAAATGTTTGCTAACAGATTCTGAAGCTCTGAAAGATGTACCAAAATATAGCAGACAAGAACTGGAGTTAGCCTGTGAAGATTTCAGCAACATCATTGGATCATCTCCGGATAGTGTGGTTTACAAAGGCACTTTGAAAGGTGGATCTGAAATTGCTGTGATATCCCTTTGTATCAAAGAAGAGAATTGGGCAGGCTATCTCGAGCTTTATTTCCAGAACGAGGTATTCGATCATATTCTTTGGTAAATAGCAACTTATGGATTTTTTCTCGACTTTTTCATGTGGATAATAAGATTTTGGAGTCATGTTATTAATTGTTCAGGTGGCAGATTTGGCAAGGTTAAATAACGAGAATGTGGGAAAACTTCTTGGATATTGTCGAGAAAGCAGTCCATTTACGAGGATGCTGGTGTTTGAATATGCGTCGAACGGGACTCTTTACGAGCACCTTCAATGTAAGTTAATTTCTGATGTATTTTTTTCCTCTGTTTTTATGGAActtcttatattttttaaacagCCTGACGAGAAATCACACTATTTCTGGTAACTCGCAGATGGAGAAGGATGCCAGTTCTCTTGGACTAGACGTATGAAAATCATTATCGGCATCGCCCGGGGGCTTAAGTATCTGCACACGGAACTTAATCCGCCATTTTCTTTATCTGAATTAAACTCGGGTTCTATCTATCTGACCGATGAATTTTCTCCCAAGGTGACTATAGATCAGTGTTCGGTCATATGAATATTAAAAAGGTCTGTTCTTCTACTTCCAAATCCCATTATTCGTTTCTTATTAGATTACTCTTATATTTTCTTGCAGCTAGTTGATTTTGAGTGCTGGAAGACGATTCTATCCAGATCTGAGAAGAGCTCGGGCTCGATAAGTAACGAAGGTGATGTTTGTATCCTTCCAAGTTCTTTAGAAAGACGCTGTCTTGATACCCAGGGAAACATATACGCATTTGGGATTCTTTTACTCGAACTCGTCAGTGGTAGACCTCCATACTGCAAAGATAAAGGGTGCTTAGTTGATTGGGTAAGGATTTATCAACTTTTTAAACTTTTCCTTTATTATTATCTTGATTCTTGAAAGggaaattgttttatttaaaattgaaCTCATGCAGGCTAAAGAATTCTTGGAATCGCCTGATGTTATGTCGTACGTGGTCGACCCCGAGCTGAAACATTTCAGTTCGGATGACTTGAAGGTGATTTGTGAAGTGGCAAATCTATGCATCCGTCCCAATTCCAGCACCAGGACATCGATGCAAGATCTATGCTCGATGCTTGAAACCGGGATCGATACATCTATATCTGCAGAGCTCAAGGTGTCTTCTTTGGCTTGGGCTGAGCTCACTCTATCTTGATGTCAATTCAAACTCTACaacataaatcataatcataaatgTAGAGTAGCAATATGTTTTTCGTTACCCATTTTTTTATGTTCTTTGATCTCTCATGATCTTGTTGAGGCGTCGAAGTTCTCGTAAATCTTGCGTGTTGTAAGAATCGTGGGTTAGGCAAATCTCTCGATTCTTTGTACGATCTTCACCTTTTTAAGGTTGTGGTAGGTAGTACAGGTTGAGCGGGTTAATTCAAGGGGGAAAATTTGTCGCTTCTGCGAATTATCTAGAGTTTGCAACAAAAACCAGAAACCAAGCAGCCAAAATCAAATCGACCTCACTCGAGATTACTTGGACAGATTTTGATATTCGGACAGATTCCCTGAGTTGGGTGTTCTACATTTTGCACGAAAGTACCTATTTATCTTTTAAATTGAACTACAATTTTACAAGTTGGCATTTCGAACTTTGCATGGAAATGGTGTCAAAGGGCAGATAAAGCTGTTGTCTTTTTTACTGACTTTTTCATGTAAATGGTATAAGTTGGAAAAGACAATTTATTAAAATCTTGAAAAACTAAAGTGGGCTGATTGATTTGATGTCCAGGTGCGATGAAAAATGAGCAGAGATCAAAGTTCATAGGATTTTATATTGGTCTGGATTGATTGGTTTTATCTAATCGAAGAGATTTGACTTTGAAATGGATTGATAGTAAGATATTTGATTTTGAACAAGAATTTTAGATGATATTCaagtatatttaaatttattataattatcattgaaattgtcaatttgatataaattgAAATTGTTTCACTGATTGTAAAACTTGAAATACATTAACTTAAGCCTAAGCTAAGAATTTTCTAGTATAGTCGAGATAAACACATTTCAATATCATATCTTAGAATTTTGTCATCGCAAgaaccatattttaaaatcaGCACTTCTAAAGTAAAACGAGTTGAAGATCCAACCAGAACAATAAACTTTCATTTCCAATTATAATTAAATCTCGACGTTCTCCTTCACTTTGTACCATTTAACTCCATAATAGTAACATCCTAAAACCGAATTGTTCAAAGTCCTTGTAAGTCATCCGCAAGGGAAAACAAAAATATACAGATCATCCTGGATCATAACTCGGAagcaaaaatgaaaatttcctGGTTTCATCACATCAGAACTCGTCTAATAGGGCCATCACGAAATTAATGCGCCACCATTTGTATGAATCTTGAAGCAAAATGAATTGTTTAACATTTAGGGCGTGAAAAATGATTGTCATTAGGATTCCTCTTTCCACTGAAGACGGCCAAAGCTTTCCTCACTGGAGGTTGGAGAGGAGCTTTCTTATCTGTGTGATGGCGGAAGATATCATCCGGCACAACGAAGTCGTCATCCTACAAAACAAACAATTCAAAACATGGGTAGAATATTAATACAGGGTAATTTACAGGATGAAGAAATAACATCAAAAAGTATTGATTATAAATTTTGTAGATAATTGCAATCGACCTGcttatttttcttctttattttcgggtgcAGAAACTTCTGAGGTAGCTGATCCTCACGTAAAATGGGGTTCTTTGTAACCGCATCTCGACCACCTTGGGGTAAAGGTAACGAGAACTGCAAAAGGGACCATTTACCAGAGCTAAGCAACCCTTTTTGGATAAAACGTTCATTAACTGACATACACAATTGGTTGTACGTGAACTTTCAAAAGCTCCGTAAACTTTCAAAAGCTCGGCAAACACGTTGGCAAACAATGGTACACGTAAAAGAAAGGTGAATCATTTGGAGATTGACCTCAGCAAGAACATCTCTAGTCAAAACCAAGCTAATTTGAAGTAAAATATCACGAGAAAGAAAGCATATCACAGGAGAAAAATTACAAACTAGATCCCAGATATTGATAGTGACCAAGGAAAATAGAATAATAACCCAAAAGCTTCCATTGTTACTTCCAAAGTTAGCAACAGATGAACTATACTTGCCTTTGTTCCACGCAAGGATATGCGAGGTCGACGACCAGCCAACACGATACCATTTTCATTAACTGTCACAGCTACTTTACGTAGTGTGCCGCCATTGCCGCATTTTGGACAGAAAATTCTGCCAATGTCGGTGGTCACCTTAAAACAAGCATGGCATTTCAGAACCCACCtacagaaaaaatattaaaccaCTGAAATCACTTAAAAAATCAAACTGCAAAGTTACATCGTTATTACCCAAACATCTTACTCGATGACTTGAAATAAAGGAGACAAATAACAACAGATAAAGAGCTAGACCAATGTGAATAAAATAGTCCAACACAAACATAACAAAACAAGAAACAGTCAAGATCATTATCAGGGTTGCTCGTGGAGATGCTCCTAAGAATTGCACATGTACCTGTGAAGCTCGCGAATTTGTATCCCACCAGGTGCAAGAAGTCGTAGACCCATCTGTAGAAGCACATTTTGCATTGCAAAGTCACTAGTTATACAAGCTACACTGGATTCTGACAATGATCTGAGAGTCCAGCTCTGTTCACTGCTTATATCATCCATATGCGATGTATCAACCATTTCACTAATCTGGCTTCTTATCTCCAAGTTCTGCAGGTCTTCATCGATGATAGAAACATCTTCCTGTGCAGCATCTATCAGCTTGATACTATTGGATCCAAAACCCTCACTAGGATTGCTCAGTTCGTTGCAGTCCTGAAAAGATATCAAGGATTCCTCTTCCAGTTTCATTATATTAAAATC
This window of the Primulina tabacum isolate GXHZ01 chromosome 4, ASM2559414v2, whole genome shotgun sequence genome carries:
- the LOC142542876 gene encoding putative LRR receptor-like serine/threonine-protein kinase At1g63430 isoform X1 produces the protein MECFTSCQVLLLSLGLFLADCVAAFPKNEVEALTSFKRAIIEDPLLILSNWNSLDSDPCDWSCISCSMAGDNVIKINISGTSLKGFVAPELYQLSALQELILRGNSLIGTIPKEIGILKELKVLDLSSNQLTGTIPPEIGSLTAVVKINLGSNGLTGKIPSELGNLKYLEELRLDRNKLLGSIPASNGPASSSTMQGTYALNGNPMGLCSSSQLKVADFSYNFLIGTIPKCLVYLSRSSFRGNCLQDKDSKQRPPAQCGRLTSKSRPRLNTTHMPTEDRTKHIANASKPVWLLALEIVTGVMVGFLFVMALLAAIQKWKSKPSIIMPWKKSSSTKEYMTIYIDSEALKDVPKYSRQELELACEDFSNIIGSSPDSVVYKGTLKGGSEIAVISLCIKEENWAGYLELYFQNEVADLARLNNENVGKLLGYCRESSPFTRMLVFEYASNGTLYEHLQYGEGCQFSWTRRMKIIIGIARGLKYLHTELNPPFSLSELNSGSIYLTDEFSPKLVDFECWKTILSRSEKSSGSISNEGDVCILPSSLERRCLDTQGNIYAFGILLLELVSGRPPYCKDKGCLVDWAKEFLESPDVMSYVVDPELKHFSSDDLKVICEVANLCIRPNSSTRTSMQDLCSMLETGIDTSISAELKVSSLAWAELTLS
- the LOC142542876 gene encoding putative LRR receptor-like serine/threonine-protein kinase At1g63430 isoform X2, with the translated sequence MECFTSCQVLLLSLGLFLADCVAAFPKNEVEALTSFKRAIIEDPLLILSNWNSLDSDPCDWSCISCSMAGDNVIKINISGTSLKGFVAPELYQLSALQELILRGNSLIGTIPKEIGILKELKVLDLSSNQLTGTIPPEIGSLTAVVKINLGSNGLTGKIPSELGNLKYLEELRLDRNKLLGSIPASNGPASSSTMQGTSSQLKVADFSYNFLIGTIPKCLVYLSRSSFRGNCLQDKDSKQRPPAQCGRLTSKSRPRLNTTHMPTEDRTKHIANASKPVWLLALEIVTGVMVGFLFVMALLAAIQKWKSKPSIIMPWKKSSSTKEYMTIYIDSEALKDVPKYSRQELELACEDFSNIIGSSPDSVVYKGTLKGGSEIAVISLCIKEENWAGYLELYFQNEVADLARLNNENVGKLLGYCRESSPFTRMLVFEYASNGTLYEHLQYGEGCQFSWTRRMKIIIGIARGLKYLHTELNPPFSLSELNSGSIYLTDEFSPKLVDFECWKTILSRSEKSSGSISNEGDVCILPSSLERRCLDTQGNIYAFGILLLELVSGRPPYCKDKGCLVDWAKEFLESPDVMSYVVDPELKHFSSDDLKVICEVANLCIRPNSSTRTSMQDLCSMLETGIDTSISAELKVSSLAWAELTLS